In Lutra lutra chromosome 13, mLutLut1.2, whole genome shotgun sequence, one genomic interval encodes:
- the LOC125083194 gene encoding translation initiation factor IF-2-like, whose amino-acid sequence MRRRGRRSGSGSTGAAPPAPPPPRPAPGRAPAPPAPPQPRSRRAAESERRAQSAESAGRANKAAAARAAQAPDAPSERPSGPLSRAGQERRRPRGARSASCGARGGGWRGAAAEGGVEPGPGPGGARACEGVPRAARRPPRGRTWAGAAAREEPEPEEEEGTRGGAAGTPGRPREAPPRPPSPARAGGMPRGRRTSARALP is encoded by the coding sequence ccggccccgcccccgccccgccccgcccctggccgcgcccccgcgccccccgcgcccccgcaACCCCGGAGCCGCCGCGCCGCGGAGTCCGAGCGCCGGGCGCAGAGCGCGGAGTCCGCGGGCAGAGCGAACAAAGCGGCGGCGGCGAGGGCGGCCCAGGCCCCGGACGCGCCGAGCGAGCGACCCAGCGGCCCTTTGTCTCGGGCGGGGCAGgagcggcggcggccgcggggcGCCCGGAGCGCATCATGCGGCGCCCGGGGGGGCGGGTGGCGGGGCGCTGCGGCGGAGGGCGGCGTGGAGCCCGGCCCGGGGCCCGGGGGCGCCCGCGCGTGTGAGGGGGTCCCGCGTGCCGCGCGGCGCCCACCCCGCGGCCGCACGTGGGCGGGAGCGGCGGCCCGCGAGGAGCCGGAGccggaggaagaggaggggacgCGCGGCGGCGCAGCGGGGACCCCGGGCCGCCCGCGCGAAGCCCCGCCCCGGCCACCGAGCCCCGCGCGCGCGGGCGGGATGCCCCGCGGCCGCCGCACTTCGGCCCGAGCGCTGCCCTGA